One window of the Onychostoma macrolepis isolate SWU-2019 chromosome 21, ASM1243209v1, whole genome shotgun sequence genome contains the following:
- the ccdc80l2 gene encoding coiled-coil domain-containing protein 80: protein MSRLWIFLLLWAHWINSPVLSAKGGKRKQVKNESGPATPKEDVGSNGAPESPSESDFLADFAGKHRLWVITAPLHSDNYLRMMEKQIQESEGLNCRLAERDTLIVTIIQNAMMEGKVQHTTLQGEAIVEVMDSEMVSKLLHYLELEDHTFSMLILKKNMRVSERFPYPVRVEAILEVIDQLPVRKLEKVARKGLPVKCKITKKRLVVKKQGTGKRRTFSPQRHANTTSIFVTQKTRLDKKATLRNKVQDILNGRSRFVIRKGSSGNGKPSAKAGPKSGSSGNERLKHDDQKKTPDSDRHLEPETEVKKVSEADKTHVGAKLHFDTLNEEFKGEQTVDHSSSKKKGKGKDGKKKKGKGGRRKSQREADDKEKAALKEFMQNLKGRRRLLVISSPSDVSSQYIKQRDDNELLSCEFSHRKVSVLSIMGSERNPTLHIQHYQQDSESPQASLPEKFRNPELISEIRREYGLDSKNFSMVLTDYDLRPNLNRVFNKPTAPSDLLDYIDNFPSRQSEKEQERKLPSPCSKAEMNNREENSLLRFMSKRRLLIISAPTVDDYSFHQQLQALNGQECPLGIRHFALLKIVGTGSTASGTVEFFPLNGKSQPEKETLSQDVVESLRNQLKINRDYFSMLVVGKDGDVKAWFTSPMWSLGSIYDLVDSMELRQQEQKLQQTLGIHCPDENTGTYHGYREETEDSYLYHRSED, encoded by the exons ATGTCTCGTCTGTGGATCTTCCTGCTTCTGTGGGCACACTGGATCAACAGCCCTGTGCTTTCTGCAAAAGGAGGCAAGAGAAAACAAGTAAAGAATGAAAGTGGCCCTGCAACTCCCAAGGAGGACGTTGGGTCAAATGGAGCTCCCGAGAGTCCATCGGAGTCTGACTTCTTGGCTGATTTTGCCGGGAAACACCGCCTGTGGGTGATCACTGCACCATTGCACAGTGACAACTACCTGCGTATGATGGAGAAGCAGATCCAGGAGTCTGAAGGACTGAACTGTCGCTTGGCAGAGCGAGACACGCTCATCGTCACTATTATTCAGAATGCCATGATGGAAGGCAAAGTCCAACATACGACCTTGCAAGGAGAAGCCATTGTGGAGGTTATGGACTCTGAAATGGTAAGCAAACTTCTCCATTACCTTGAGCTGGAGGACCATACCTTCTCCATGCTGATTCTGAAGAAGAACATGAGGGTTAGTGAGAGATTTCCTTACCCGGTTCGCGTTGAGGCCATTCTTGAGGTCATCGACCAGCTGCCTGTGCGAAAGTTGGAGAAGGTCGCAAGAAAGGGGTTACCAGTGAAATGCAAGATCACAAAGAAGAGGTTAGTGGTGAAGAAACAGGGTACTGGCAAGCGTAGGACCTTCAGCCCACAGAGGCATGCGAATACCACATCCATCTTCGTGACACAGAAGACACGTCTTGACAAAAAGGCAACTTTGAGAAACAAAGTACAAGATATTTTGAACGGACGTTCACGATTCGTCATCCGTAAAGGCAGCTCAGGCAATGGCAAACCATCAGCTAAAGCAGGTCCAAAATCTGGATCTAGTGGAAATGAGAGGCTGAAGCACGATGACCAGAAGAAAACTCCAGACAGTGACAGACACCTAGAGCCAGAAACAGAAGTGAAAAAAGTTTCGGAAGCAGATAAAACACATGTTGgtgcaaaattacattttgacacCCTCAATGAGGAGTTCAAAGGAGAGCAAACCGTTGACCattcaagctccaaaaagaaaGGCAAAGGAAAGGATGGCAAGAAGAAAAAGGGGAAAGGAGGGAGGAGGAAGTCACAACGAGAAGCAGATGATAAGGAAaaggcagctcttaaagaattCATGCAAAACCTCAAAGGGAGAAGAAGACTTCTT GTGATTTCATCCCCAAGTGATGTCTCAAGTCAGTATATCAAACAGAGAGATGATAATGAGCTACTTAGCTGTGAGTTTTCCCACAGAAAGGTCTCAGTGCTGTCCATCATGGGTTCAGAACGTAATCCTACGCTACACATTCAACACTACCAACAag ATTCTGAGTCTCCACAAGCATCCCTGCCAGAAAAGTTCAGAAACCCTGAGTTAATCAGCGAGATCCGCAGAGAATATGGGCTGGACTCCAAAAACTTCTCAATGGTGTTAACTGACTATGACCTGAGGCCTAAC CTTAACAGGGTTTTCAACAAGCCAACAGCTCCTTCTGATTTACTGGATTATATTGATAACTTTCCATCACGTCAGTCTGAGAAGGAACAGGAGAGAAAACTTCCATCACCCTGCTCTAAAGCAGAAATGAACAATCGAGAGGAGAACTCGCTTCTGAG GTTCATGTCTAAACGTAGACTTCTAATCATCTCAGCACCTACTGTAGATGACTACTCATTCCATCAACAGCTTCAGGCGCTTAATGGACAGGAGTGTCCACTGG GTATTCGTCATTTTGCCTTGTTGAAGATTGTGGGTACTGGATCGACAGCTTCAGGAACAGTGGAGTTTTTTCCATTGAATG GGAAAAGTCAACCTGAGAAGGAGACGCTTTCACAGGATGTGGTGGAGAGTCTCAGGAATCAGCTGAAGATAAACCGTGACTACTTCAGCATGCTGGTGGTGGGTAAGGACGGAGATGTAAAGGCCTGGTTCACATCTCCAATGTGGTCCCTGGGAAGCATCTATGACCTTGTGGACTCTATGGAATTGCGACAACAGGAACAGAAACTGCAACAAACTCTTGGAATTCACTGTCCAGATGAGAACACTGGTACTTACCATGGTTACAGAGAAGAGACAGAGGACAGTTACTTGTACCACAGATCTGAGGACTAA